Genomic DNA from Anabaena sphaerica FACHB-251:
TAAAACTGCAACAACAGATGTGGTAGTAGTGCCTTATGTAGAAACTGAAACAGCGCAGGTAGAAACCCTAGCATCGCCAGAAACTACTTATGCCATAGAATTTAGCTCTCAGCCCGTATCTCAGCCAGTAGTTGTACCGAAAAATATCAATAATAACAATAATAAAAATAATAACAACTTTACTACAGATGCTAATTTAGTAGTTACCGCTACCAATGTACAGATAATTGGCGCTAATCCAGAATTAGAGCAGATAATTCGCAAAGTTATTAAAACCCAAACCGGGGGAGGAACCAGTCAAAACCAACTCCAAAAAGATGTAGCAGCAATTTTGGAGACTGGTTTATTTGCTAGTGCCAATTTTAACAGTACTAGTACATCCGCTGGTTTGAATGTCATCTATCAAGTCAAGCCCATAGTGGTACAAGCACTACAATTATCTGGTGCAAAGGTTCTCGGCTATAAAGTAGCCTTAGAAAATTTTCAAAATCAGATTGGTAAAGATATTAGTCCAGCTGCACTTGAAAAAATAGTCCAGCAAATTAACCAGTGGTATGCAGAAAATGGTTATACCCTAGCTAGGGTACTATCAATTCAACCCAACCGCCAAGGTATCCTCACAGTTAATGTAGCGGAAGGTTTGCTGGGTGATGTCAAATTTCGTTTTGTGAATGAAGAAGGACAAAAGGTTGATAATAATGGGAATCCCATTAAAGGACGGACTAAAGCCGATTTCCTCAGACAGCAACTCAAATTACAGCCGGGTAAAGTCTTTGAAGACGATTTAGCTCGGCAAGATGTACAAACATTATATAAATTGGGGTTATTTAAAACAGTTAATGTTGCCTTTGAAGGAGATGCTACAAAAGTTGATTTAATCTACGAACTGCAAGAAGTAGGAGCGCGTTCAGTTAATTTGGGCGGTGGATACAATGCTGATGATGGGCTATCAGTGATGTTAAGCTATAGAGATCAAAATGTTGGCGGTGTTAATGATACCTTGGCAGCAAATGTGGAAGTAAGCAGACAAGATGTACTGTTTAATACTAATTTCACCAGTCCCTATCGGGCAAATAATCCTGAACGCCTCGGCTATAACATGAAGACCTTCCGCAGACGGCAAGTTTCCGATACATTTGACGATACGATCAAGTTAGCCAACGGTGACAAAGTGCGGGAAGGGAAAATTGGCGGTAGCGTGAGTGTTCAGCAACAACTTGATGGTTGGGATGCTGCTGTCGGTCTTAACTATACTCGTGTTACCATTCGCGATCGCCAAGGTAATATTACCCCCAGAGATGCCAACAACAACCAATTATCTTTCAGTGATACTGGAATTGATGACCTAACTACCGTATCCTTCACAGCCACCAAAGACGAACGAGATAACCCAGTTAAAACAACTCAAGGTTCTCTCCTTAGTTTCAGCACCGAACAATCTATTCCCGTTGGTCATGGTCAGATTACCATGAATCGGCTGCGAGGCAATTATAGCCAGTATATGCCCGTGAATTTATTTAACAGCAAACAGCCCCAAGTATTTGCTTTAAACCTGCAAGCTGGTACTGTAGTTGGTGATTTACCACCTTATGAAACCTTTAACTTGGGTGGTTCTAATTCAGTG
This window encodes:
- a CDS encoding BamA/OMP85 family outer membrane protein, coding for MRVSSAAILTLATLAASNVTQQANAAPTQTTNQEDKTATTDVVVVPYVETETAQVETLASPETTYAIEFSSQPVSQPVVVPKNINNNNNKNNNNFTTDANLVVTATNVQIIGANPELEQIIRKVIKTQTGGGTSQNQLQKDVAAILETGLFASANFNSTSTSAGLNVIYQVKPIVVQALQLSGAKVLGYKVALENFQNQIGKDISPAALEKIVQQINQWYAENGYTLARVLSIQPNRQGILTVNVAEGLLGDVKFRFVNEEGQKVDNNGNPIKGRTKADFLRQQLKLQPGKVFEDDLARQDVQTLYKLGLFKTVNVAFEGDATKVDLIYELQEVGARSVNLGGGYNADDGLSVMLSYRDQNVGGVNDTLAANVEVSRQDVLFNTNFTSPYRANNPERLGYNMKTFRRRQVSDTFDDTIKLANGDKVREGKIGGSVSVQQQLDGWDAAVGLNYTRVTIRDRQGNITPRDANNNQLSFSDTGIDDLTTVSFTATKDERDNPVKTTQGSLLSFSTEQSIPVGHGQITMNRLRGNYSQYMPVNLFNSKQPQVFALNLQAGTVVGDLPPYETFNLGGSNSVRGYDAGKVGSGRSYVLASAEYRFPIFPIAGGVLFADFASDLGSGDTVIGDPAGDRNKPGSGFGYGAGVRVDSPLGLIRADYGINDQGDSRVHIGIGQRF